The region TACAGGAAGTGGGAACTGGGGGACAGTTTTCCCTGTTACACGCCTCATATGCAGCCATTGGAGGAGAACTGAACCACAGATGTTTACAACGCAGTAACTTTCCAATAAAGTAGGTGGTGGCTTCAAtcaaataatgtaatatttatatgtcAATGGATAGTGTTGACTCATGCAGTCAGGGTGATATGAGgcctgtcagtgtgtctgtactgctgtcAGTGATTGCGCAGCTGTCAGTGACTGTGATTATGTCAGTTCCCctatgtgtctgtgctgctgtcagtgctcctgtgtgtctgtgctgatgtcTGTGCCCCTGTGTCGTTGTGATGTTGTCAGttctcctgtgtgtctgtgctggtgtcagtgcttctgtgtgtctgtgctgatgttggtgcccctgtgtgtctgtgctgatgttagtgcccctgtgtgtctgtagtgctgtcagtgtctgtgctgatgtcagtgctcctgtgtgtctgtagtgctgtcagtgtctgtgctgatgtcagtgctcctgtgtgtctgtgcgtctgtgctgGTGTCATTGCCCCTATGTATCTGTGCTGATGCCAGTGCCCCTGTGTGGttgtgctcctgtgtgtctaTGTTGGTGTCAGtgcccctgtgtgtctgtgctggtgtcagtgcttctgtgtgtctgtagtactgtcagtgtctgtgctgatgtcagtgctcctgtgtgtctgtgctgatgtcAGTGCCCCATGTGTCTGTGCCCACAGCACCCTGACATGTACGAGCGGGCGGTACTGCGGAAGCCGCAGCAGAAGGCTTTTGGGGTGACGGTGGACCTGTGGAGTATCGGGGTCACCTTCTACCACGCGGCCACTGGCTCCCTCCCCTTCGTGCCCTTCGGAGGCCCCCGCAAGAACAAACAGATGATGTAAgcgcccgccccgccctgccccctccctaccccgccctgccccgccccgccttgccccctccctaccccgccctgccccgccccgccttgccccgccccgccgtgccccaccccgccccccgccctaCCCCGCCCCGCCGtgccccaccccatcccccgctccgccctgccctgccccgccccccccccccgccccccgccccgccccgctcctccctgtcccgccccgccccgctcctccctgctccgccccgctcctccctgtcccgccccgccccgctcctccctgctccgccccgctcctccctgtcccgccccgccccgttcCTCcctgtttgtggttgtgttCCCTGAGAGACGCCCTTCTTTATGCTCTTGATTCCAGGTACCGGATCACCACAGAGAAGCCGGTTGGCGCCATCGCCGGGGTGCAGAAGGTGGAGGACGGCGCCATCGAGTGGGGCTACCACCTCCCGCCCAACTGCCAGCTCTCAGAGTGCGTGCCCCgcccggctccgcccctccaATGCAGCATTACTCCGCCCCCCTAACGCAGTGTTCCTCCACCTCCCCAACACAGCGTTCACCGCTCTAACGCAGTGTTCCTCCACCTCCCCAACACAGCGTTCACCGCTGTAACGCAGTGTTCTAACGCGGTGCTCTGTCCCTAACGGTGGTCCTGTTCGCTCCTGTTGGCTCTCTCTCCAGGGGGCTGAAGACTCAGCTGGTGCCCGTGCTGGCCAACATCCTGGAGGCCGACCAGGAGAAGTGTTGGGGCTTCGACCAGTTTTTCGCCGAAACCACGGGCATCCTCCACCGCGTGACCGTACACGTGTTCTCCCTGCAACAGGCCACCGCTCACCACATCTACATCCACTACTACAACACGTGAGTCATACGTGCTCTACAACACGAGAGTCATACGTGCACTACAACACGAGAGTCACACGTGCACTACAACACGAGAGTCATACGTGCACTACAACACGAGAGTCATACGTGCTCTACAACACGTGAGTCATACGTGCACTACAACACGTGAGTCATACGTGCACTACAACACAAGAGTCATACGTGCTCTACAACACGTGAGTCTTTTTTAAACTATGACAACAGTAGTCTATACAGGAGTCCTACTGTAACGCAAGTCTTTAGATCCACATCAGTAAGTTAAACGTATGAGTCTTTACAGAGAGTCAGTGTTCGTTGTTGGGTTTTTGGGGGTAACTtcctcccccatccctcctcttcctcagggcCTCCATCTTTTTTAAGGAGGTGCAGAAGCAGACGGGCCTGGTTCCGGAGCTGCAGCAGTACATGTTCCACGGGCACGAgctcctcctcccaccctccaTGCAGGTGGTGAGCTTCCCGCCCACCAGCCCCGACCgccccctcttcctcatcaGCAAGCAGCCCGAGAAGACGATAGGGCTGCTCCGCAGGGAGCGTAAGTTCcctacagcgccccctctggacagactgcagactgcagcctctcttgtgcgtgtgtgcacgcgtatgcatgtgtatgtgtgtgtctgtgtgcgtgtgtgtttgtgtatgtgtgtacgtgtgtgcgtgtgtgtgtgtgtctgtgtgtgtgtgtacgtgtgtgtgtgtgaatgcgttgtgtgtgtgtgtgttgtttgtgtgtgtgtgtgtgtgtgtgtgtgtgtgtgtgtatgtgtgtgagtgtgtgtgtgtgtgtgtgtgttgtttgtgtgtgtgtgtgtgcgtgtgtgtgtgttgtttgtgtgtgtgttgtgtgtgtgtgttgtttgtgtgtgtgtgtgtgtgagtgagtgtgtgtgtatgtgtgtgtgtgttgtgtgtgtgtgtgtgcgtgtgtgtgtgttgtttgtgtgtgtgttgtgtgtgcgtgtgtgtgtgtgtgtgagtgagtgtgtgtgtgtgtgtgtgtgtgtgtgtgtttgtgtgtgtttgcgtgtgtgtgtgtgtgtgtgtgtttgtgtgtgtttgcgtgtgtgtgtgtgtgagtgagtgtgtgtgtgtgtgtgtgtgtgtgtgtgcgtgtgtttgcgtgtgtgtgtgtgtgtgaatgcgttgtgtgtgtgtgtgtgtgtgtgtgtgtgtgtgtgtggataagAGCAGTGATCtcaggcccctccctctctgtctcctcagcGGCTGAGACTCCGCCCATGCCCACTAAGTTTGACGTGGCTGCAGACCTTGCCTTCTCTAAGGTGGGTACGAGGGTGAgccgcttcctctctctcctcctgctgccgCAGAATCCTGCAGCGTCTGTCTCTGCTGTCTCCTCCAGGCCACCGTAGGTGTGATCCACCAGTACCTGAGAATCGCGCGCTCCTCACAGAAGCACCAGGAGCTCATTCTGCAGGGGTATTACAGCTACTTGTGAGTACGGGCGGCTTCAGGAGAACGTGCTGCCTGGAGGTGCTTTCATTCGTATCTGACTTAATTTCTTCACTCAGTTCTTAGTTCAGTATAGCCCCATGTCTCAGTAACACACACAATCCTTTTGTTAGTAGACTGCTCAGAACACTCCTCCTTTAAGGTGAGAATCACGCAGCTGAATTGTTCATATGTGCTGATTATTCGGTGgccagagggggagagagatttgTTTATTGGTCCAGCGTATTGGGGCAAATGAAGGGTGAAGCTTTTCTGTGGACATAAAGAACTCAGCTGCATGCTTCAGGGATGGACCTGTCACTCCAGAGCTAAGTTAGTCTTTCCAGGTTTTAACAGATGCAGGTGAGCAATCCGAGaggctgccacctgctggtgagTTCTGGTCAGTGCGCTAGCCTGCCTTTGGAAAGCCGGGGGTGTGGCTCAGACTGCTCGCCATCATGGGCACTGTTTGCAGTGTGTCTCTGATGTTCCGAGCTCAGCACAGATGGTCAGCTGTTTTTGAAAAGCAGACAGATTTGTgccctaatccccccccccccccgcgctggtCTGGGCTGCAGTGAGAATCTTCGTATGGAGTGCGTTCAGGCTGAGCACAAGGTCAGCGTGGTCAACATCAAGCTCATCGGCTGCATGAAGAGCGAGGAGAAACTGCACAAgctgtgagtgtctgtctgacccccacctcccccacccccaccccctcaccccccacctaCCTCCCTGCTGTCCTTCGGGTTAAACTCACACCTCAGAAAGCAACCACAGGTTCCTGTGTGGCACTGAAACCCAGGGAAGGTCTTTGGTTGGACATCGTAAAGGAGAGGGTATTCAGAATGATGTGGTTTTTAGGGTGTCATTTCTTTCTTAGTAATTTCAGCCCTACTTCTCTGTCCCGTAGGAACACTATTGGAAGGAAAGTGTGCCACATGGTTTTGATGGCACAGACAATGGCGTTTGTGATTAATTTTAGGGTATGGAAGTCACATGAGTCATAAGTGTAGGTTTACTGTAGCGTGTGGTTATCACTGTACAGCTGCACCAGATCACCTGTACGTGGTGCATGCTGTCATCTCAAAAGCGGATCTCAAAAAGCaggttttaaagttttttattcAGCCAACCAATCACTGCCCCTGGGTTCAGTCGTCTCACCAAACACCTGTAGTGTAGGCGCCTCAGCACTGATTTCTGCCGTGTGaataaataacccccccccccccttcaggagTCAGGCCTCGGAAGAGCTGCTGGACCTCACAGAAGATGGGAGGAAGTTCAGACAGGTGAGAGCATGGAGCTGAAGTGTTGatatgggggtggggagggttgaGTCTGGTTTGCTCTGTAATTCTGGGGAATTGTGGGTGAGCGGTGTTCAGACTCCTCCTCCTGAAGCTGGGCTTCCGCTCTGCAGATCCCGGAGAGCCTGGCGGTCTACGCCAGGAGGATCCAGGAGTTTAAGAACAAGCTGGACCAGCTGCACACCGAGCTGTCCCGCCGAGCCGAGGTGCTGGCAGAGGACAAGAGGTGGGCATCGGGCACAGGGCAGCGGGCATTGGGCACAGGGCAGTCGGCGCCGGGCACAGCGCAGTGGGCACAGGGCAGTGGGCACAGGGCAGCGGGCACAGGGCAGCAGGGACAGGGCAGTGGGCACAGGGCAGTGGGCACAGGGCAGCGGGCACAGGGCAGCGGGGACAGGGCAGTGGGCACAGTGCAGTGGGCATCAGGCACAGGGCAGTGGGCATCGGGCACAGGGCAGCGGGCCCAGGGCAGTGGGCACAGGGCAGTGGGCATCGGGCAGCGGGTACAGGGCAGTGGGCACAGGGCAGTGGGCATCGGGCAGCGGGTACAGGGCAGTGGGCATTGGGCACCATGTATCGGGCACCGGGGCGTGTCCTTGCGCTTGAGTAGCACTGTAACGTGAggcctggctgtctgtctgtccttcatCATGATTAGTGCACAATTTCCACagttattcttttaaaaatgaggtcactggagccattttgatttcataATTCTGCTGATGCTCTCGTGAGTAGGGTCAGATTACAGGGACTGATCTGGTGAAGGATCCCAGGTGAATTATTCTGCTGTTTAACTGGGCTGTTGGACACAAAAGCTGccttttcagtaaaaaaatgtattgacccTGTTAATGGACCCGGTCcctcctgacctttgacctttccgCTGGTGCAGTACCCAGAAGATGGCGTTCCTGCTGGAGAAGATCACAGAGGTGCACCAGCAGTACAAAAAGGACCGCTCGATGGGGAGTaagtctgcctctctctcattggctgcGCTCATAGCTGTCTGGCTAAGATGGACGCTCACTTTGTAAAGCTTGTGAAATATCGCATGAGAGTTCAGCAGAAAAGGATCAACGATCCGCTTCTGTCagggaggatgctgggataggatTTGATGAGATGACAGCTGGATTAGTTCTGCTCGTTGTTTGCACTGTAAAAACCATCCTGCTGTGCATTATGGGAGCAGAAGGAAATGAGTATTTCAGACCATGAAGGGCAGCCGCAGTTCTAGCCGTGCTCTGCTGGACTGATACTGGCAGATACAGCCCTCAGGAGACCCCACTGCTGAAAGTCAGCTTCTAAAAGGACAGACAGTAAGGGGCAAGAACTCGTTTGTGAAAAGGCTGTGGCTTCCATCCTGAAGGCGTTACGTCTAACTCTGCTTTCCGTCCTAGAGCTCAACTACAATGAGGAACAGATTCACAAGTTTGAAAAGTAAGAAGCTTGGCTgcgttattgtgttattgtgttacTGTGTTATTGCGTTGTTGCGTTGTTGCGTTATTGTGTTATTGCGTTATTGTGTTATTGCGTTGTTGCGTTATTGTGTTATTGGCCCTGTACAGTAATGGCGGTAAATGGCGCTGTACTTTTCCTGCTCGTAAACACGCTGTTGTGCGTTTGTCTCCGCAGGATTAACCTCTCCAGCAACATTAAAAAGGTGAAGTTGCTCCTGAGGGAGGAGAGCTTGCAGAAATACCGGGATGTTCTGGCGTTAGCTGGGTCCTGGACCAGGTGAGCGTTTGACCTGCGCAGCGTTGCGTGTGATTACTGTCCCTGTGCAGGACACACAGTTTTGTGGGGTAC is a window of Anguilla anguilla isolate fAngAng1 chromosome 13, fAngAng1.pri, whole genome shotgun sequence DNA encoding:
- the ikbke gene encoding inhibitor of nuclear factor kappa-B kinase subunit epsilon; this translates as MMASTANFLWSMDDVLGQGATASVFKARNKKTGELVAVKVFNISSYTRPYEVQIREFEMLRKLNHVNIVKLFAVEEMHMNTKQKVLVMEFCSGGSLLNVLEEPENAFGLGESEFLVVLQCVVNGMNHLRENAVVHRDIKPGNIMRVVGEDGRSVYKLTDFGAARELEDDEKFVSIYGTEEYLHPDMYERAVLRKPQQKAFGVTVDLWSIGVTFYHAATGSLPFVPFGGPRKNKQMMYRITTEKPVGAIAGVQKVEDGAIEWGYHLPPNCQLSEGLKTQLVPVLANILEADQEKCWGFDQFFAETTGILHRVTVHVFSLQQATAHHIYIHYYNTASIFFKEVQKQTGLVPELQQYMFHGHELLLPPSMQVVSFPPTSPDRPLFLISKQPEKTIGLLRREPAETPPMPTKFDVAADLAFSKATVGVIHQYLRIARSSQKHQELILQGYYSYFENLRMECVQAEHKVSVVNIKLIGCMKSEEKLHKLSQASEELLDLTEDGRKFRQIPESLAVYARRIQEFKNKLDQLHTELSRRAEVLAEDKSTQKMAFLLEKITEVHQQYKKDRSMGKLNYNEEQIHKFEKINLSSNIKKVKLLLREESLQKYRDVLALAGSWTSVLHEIQSQLRDFGNSLLQLVGHLQEYEEQQSKDLDAVLLSFQHGMGRLQITDGRKDKDHMIHRMNRLKEEMESVAQELQYNNSIIESLGSMNTGPGI